A genomic window from Bubalus bubalis isolate 160015118507 breed Murrah chromosome X, NDDB_SH_1, whole genome shotgun sequence includes:
- the LOC123331769 gene encoding LOW QUALITY PROTEIN: spermatid nuclear transition protein 3-like (The sequence of the model RefSeq protein was modified relative to this genomic sequence to represent the inferred CDS: deleted 1 base in 1 codon) — protein MTGDQTPNLFLITLFHLKCLLLSSLSPSGTPNRQKVRPLLGIILTKGIRNPRQSRRVTRRFASRMNGQKKTLCQRRYRGSVKARNMTMRVRRPLQGTLRKKIRPYATQSKKVKTTRKPNCFLLSCARKKLNQSRKRYQNMRRDQRRRQNQKRR, from the exons ATGACAGGAGATCAAACACCCAACCTGTTCTTAATTACCCTTTTCCACCTTAAGTGCTTGCTCTTAAGTTCCTTAAGCCCCTCAGGAACCCCCAACAGGCAGAAG GTTAGGCCACTTCTTGGCATCATCCTGACTAAGGGAATCAGGAACCCACGGCAGTCAAGAAGAGTTACAAGGCGGTTTGCCTCAAGGATGAATGGACAAAAGAAGACCCTTTGTCAACGGAGGTACCGAGGCAGTGTGAAA GCACGAAATATGACCATGAGGGTCAGAAGACCTCTTCAAggaaccttgagaaagaaaatccgACCATATGCCACTCAGTCGAAGAAGGTGAAGACAACCAGAAAACCCAACTGTTTTCTCCTG TCCTGTGCACGTAAGAAACTGAATCAAAGCCGTAAAAGGTACCAAAATATGAGGCGGGATCAAAGAAGGAGGCAGAATCAAAAGAGAAGATAA